One genomic region from Streptomyces sp. NBC_01431 encodes:
- a CDS encoding SigE family RNA polymerase sigma factor: MSRVEGYLEFAAGRADQLFRSACLLTSGDTHLAEDLVQETLGRMYALWGRVSRIDNPAGYAQTVLVRTFLTHRRRRSATERPLGELPERAAACGDDPALRVALLDALSRLSPKDRAVVVLRYWEDRSIEETADAMNVSSAAVRTRSVRALAKLRDQLGGSLAEFVTH, translated from the coding sequence TTGTCCCGGGTCGAGGGCTACCTGGAGTTCGCGGCGGGCCGTGCCGACCAGCTCTTTCGGTCCGCCTGCCTGCTGACCAGCGGTGACACCCACCTCGCCGAGGACCTCGTACAGGAGACGCTGGGCCGGATGTACGCGCTGTGGGGGCGCGTCTCCAGGATCGACAACCCGGCGGGCTATGCGCAGACGGTGCTCGTACGGACCTTCCTCACCCACCGCCGACGCCGCTCGGCCACCGAACGGCCGCTGGGTGAACTCCCCGAGCGTGCGGCGGCCTGCGGCGACGATCCGGCCCTGCGCGTGGCCCTGCTCGACGCGCTCAGTCGGTTGTCGCCCAAGGACCGGGCGGTCGTCGTGCTCCGCTACTGGGAGGACCGCAGCATCGAGGAGACGGCGGACGCCATGAACGTCAGCTCGGCCGCCGTCCGCACCCGCTCGGTCCGCGCCCTCGCCAAACTCCGCGACCAACTCGGCGGATCCCTGGCCGAGTTCGTCACACATTGA